A window of Chloroflexota bacterium genomic DNA:
CTACTCCGCCAACGTCCATGACGACCTGGACGATAGAGCGCCACTCGTCGGGGCTGGCCGCCTTGGTGGCCGGCAGCGGCGTGACGCGGACATCGGCCGCAACGCCCTCTGGCAGGCCGGCCATCTCGTCGGCGACCCCCTCCAAGTCGAGGCCGTAGCGAGCAGCAAACGTAATCGTGATGCGGTCGGCCACGATCCCCATCCTCCGCACCAAACCTTCGTGGTGTCGGGGAGCCAAGGCTCAGTTCAGCCCAGCAGGCTTCATTCCCGGCTGAAGGTACACCTGCCATTCATCCGGAAGGTTGCGGACTTCGACTTGCCGCACATGTGTGCGCTCCTGGGGTGTCATCAACTTGTGAATGGCCTCGAGGTCCGCTTTGTCGCGACCCCACACGTGCGAGGAAGCAGAGCGCCACGAGGCGAGGTTCGCGCGGCAAACCCAATCGTCGGAGTCAGCCACCCGCACCGGCGCAGTTACCGCGATGATGTTTGCCGTTCGACGGTCGCGCAATACAAGAAGCCGCACTGGGCTGAGCGGCATGACGATCTCGACACCGGGTGTCCTGAAGCCCTGCTCCTCATCCGCGGGCGTGCCCGGTGGCATCACGGCCACGACCGGTTCGTCGCCGAGCAACAGCCACGGCGGAGCCTTCGCCTCGCGAATCTCCCAGGCCATCTCGAAGAAGGCTTGGGGCTGGCTCTTGAGCGCCAGATCAAGCACGTGGACGAGAGCAAACCCCGCTGGCGGCCGGATCTCAAGTTCGCCACTGCGAAAGAGGGCGAGCCATTCGAGCCGAAGGTCCTCCAGTGTCTGGCCCTCCTTGGCCACCAGACCGACCTCGACCGCACGCGCAGCGAAGGCGTCGCGATCGGAGAGCAACTTGTCGTTCTCAGCAAGTGCGTGGAATACGGCCGCCTCTTCGGCGCGTTCGACCATCGCAGGGACCCGCGCGCGTTGGATGGCTAGGTAGTGGGCGAGATCGAACCGCGCCCTCGGATCGAAAGGCTGGTCGCCCGGCTGGAGCGAGAGGAGGTCTGAGAGATGCGGCGCAGCATCCGTCTCGGCTTTTTGGAAGAGTTCCTGCTCAAGTCCACCTTCCGTCCCACCCGACGCTTTGGCCACGTGGTAGTAGTCGGGATGTACGGATGAGCTTCGGACGGTTCCGGGGAAGACCAGGTCCTTCTGCTTGTCGTAGACCCAGATGCTTTGGTTGGCAGGTCCTGACCCGAATCGACGAAGGTGGAAGTCGGGGACGGTGTGCGGGCGGTGGGTCTCGTTCACGTCAATGGGATCGTAGTGGCTCTCCACGCCACGACCAAGCCCAACCGCGGTCCTGTTGGTATACGAGGACCCGCCGAGATCCCCTCGTGCGGTGGGGGGCTCTCCACGAACGCCGACCTGAACCTCGTTGAATGAGTGAGGCTCAACCGACCCGGGCGAGCGGTTCCATCCTGTGTCGTGCCACGATCCGGACGATTACCCGTAGTTGGTCCTCCATCTCGGTACAGTAAGATGCCGGGATGTCCCACGAGGCCCCGCAAGGCGGCATCGACTACCCGCGCACGCACGCCGAACTGCTGAGCTGGTTCCCCGATGATCCTGCCTGCTTCGACTACCTCGAGTGGCTGCGCTGGCCCGAGGGCTTCGTGTGCCCGGCCTGCGCCACGCGGCGGGGCTGGCGGACGGCGGACGGGCGCTGGTCGTGCGCCGGTTGCGCGCGGCTCGTGTCGGCCACCGCGGGCACCATCTTCCACGGCACCCGGACGCCGCTGACCACCTGGTTCCTCGCCGCGTGGCACCTGACCACCCAGAAGAACGGCGTCTCGGCGCTGGGCTTGAAGCGGGTGCTGGGCCTCGGCTCGGAGCAGACCGCGTGGGCGATGCTCCACCGCTTCCGGACCGCGATGGGCCGGACCAGCACCGATCTGCTGTCCGGCCGGGTCGAGGTCGACGAGACGCTGTTCGGCGGTCCCGAGCCCGGCCGTCGCGGGCGTGGCGCGCTCGGCAAGACGCTCGTCGGCGTGGCCGTCGAGGTCCGCGGAACCGCGCTCGGGCGCTGCCGGATGAGCGTGCTCGAGGATGCCGGCTGGGAGAGCCTGCGGACGTTCCTCCTCGACCGCGTCGAGCCCGGCGCGACGGTCGTCAGCGATGGCTGGGGCGCCTATCCGAAAGCGACCGAGGATCGCTACGTTCACGAAGCGTTCGTGATCGCGGGCTCGGGCTGGGACGCCCACGAGCTGCTGCCCGCCGTCCACCGGGTGGCCTCGCTGGCCAAGCGCTGGCTGCTGGGCACCCATCAGGGCGGCGTCAAGCCGGGTCACCTGCCGGCCTACCTCGACGAGTTCACGTTCCGCTTCAACCGCCGCCGCTCGC
This region includes:
- a CDS encoding DUF4238 domain-containing protein, with protein sequence MNETHRPHTVPDFHLRRFGSGPANQSIWVYDKQKDLVFPGTVRSSSVHPDYYHVAKASGGTEGGLEQELFQKAETDAAPHLSDLLSLQPGDQPFDPRARFDLAHYLAIQRARVPAMVERAEEAAVFHALAENDKLLSDRDAFAARAVEVGLVAKEGQTLEDLRLEWLALFRSGELEIRPPAGFALVHVLDLALKSQPQAFFEMAWEIREAKAPPWLLLGDEPVVAVMPPGTPADEEQGFRTPGVEIVMPLSPVRLLVLRDRRTANIIAVTAPVRVADSDDWVCRANLASWRSASSHVWGRDKADLEAIHKLMTPQERTHVRQVEVRNLPDEWQVYLQPGMKPAGLN